One genomic segment of Pseudomonas chlororaphis subsp. aurantiaca includes these proteins:
- a CDS encoding alpha/beta fold hydrolase, with translation MWARVLSTTVFLAALLFGLPSQAASRCDVNVPTQRVELEEVSLAYQSIGRASDPALLLVMGLGGQLIHWPDEVVVALCQQGFRVIRYDNRDVGLSTWRQAPANANLTFEVLRYKLGLPVAAPYSLTDMADDALGLMNALQVEQFHVLGASMGGMIAQHLAAMAPQRVESLTLIMTSSGAEGLPAPNAALVQLLSRRGAPNREAALEQQADLLAALGSPQVIDDRQALLHQAAEAYDRAFNPEGVKRQIMAILAEPSRVALLNQLRVPTLVVHGTADPLLPVMHGVHLAAHIQGSQLKLIPGLAHRFQEAFKAPLLAAVLPYLQSHREDISHWAQIDPLPAPNLL, from the coding sequence ATGTGGGCAAGAGTGCTTTCAACGACCGTTTTCCTGGCCGCACTGCTGTTCGGCCTGCCGTCTCAGGCGGCGTCTCGCTGTGATGTCAACGTACCGACCCAAAGGGTCGAACTGGAGGAGGTGAGCCTGGCCTACCAGAGCATCGGCCGTGCCTCCGATCCGGCCCTGCTGCTGGTGATGGGCCTGGGCGGGCAGTTGATCCACTGGCCGGACGAGGTGGTCGTTGCCCTGTGCCAGCAGGGGTTCCGGGTGATCCGTTATGACAACCGCGATGTCGGCCTGTCTACCTGGCGCCAGGCACCGGCCAACGCCAACCTGACGTTCGAGGTGCTGCGCTACAAGCTCGGCCTGCCAGTGGCCGCGCCCTACAGCCTGACCGACATGGCCGACGACGCCCTGGGCCTGATGAATGCCCTGCAGGTCGAGCAGTTCCATGTCCTGGGCGCGAGCATGGGCGGGATGATCGCCCAGCACCTGGCGGCCATGGCGCCGCAGCGGGTCGAGAGCCTGACCCTGATCATGACCAGCTCCGGCGCCGAAGGCCTGCCGGCGCCCAACGCGGCGCTGGTGCAGCTGTTGTCGCGGCGCGGCGCGCCGAACCGTGAGGCGGCGCTGGAGCAACAGGCCGACCTGCTGGCCGCCCTCGGCAGCCCGCAGGTCATCGACGATCGGCAGGCGCTGCTGCACCAGGCGGCGGAGGCCTATGACCGTGCCTTCAACCCGGAAGGGGTGAAGCGCCAGATCATGGCGATCCTCGCCGAACCGAGCCGGGTGGCCCTGCTCAACCAGCTGCGTGTGCCGACCCTGGTGGTGCATGGCACCGCCGATCCGCTGTTGCCGGTGATGCACGGCGTACACCTGGCCGCGCATATCCAGGGCAGCCAATTGAAGCTGATCCCGGGCCTGGCCCATCGTTTCCAGGAAGCTTTCAAGGCGCCTTTGCTGGCGGCGGTGCTGCCTTACCTGCAAAGCCATCGCGAAGACATATCGCACTGGGCGCAGATCGATCCGCTGCCCGCGCCGAACCTGCTCTGA
- the metE gene encoding 5-methyltetrahydropteroyltriglutamate--homocysteine S-methyltransferase: MALAHTLGFPRIGADRELKKALEAYWKGDLDRQALQDVGRQLRARHWQLQKDAGIDLLPVGDFAWYDQVLTHSLTFGVVPERFDSSKDAQGQPTLDTLFAMARGASSGCCGGDQAKTQYAQELTKWFDTNYHYLVPEFSADQSFKLSWEQLFDEVDEAHALGHRVKPVIIGPLTYLWLGKAKGNDFDKLELLERLLPVYGEILNRLKAQGVEWVQIDEPVLTLDLPQEWKSAFERAYHILQYSPLKKLVATYFSGLQDNLGLAVGLPVDGLHIDAVRAPEQLTQVLDRLPTYKILSVGLVNGRNVWRCELEQALQQLQAAQERFGDNLWVSSSCSLLHSPVDLSREDQLDAELKSWLAFAVQKCGEISVLRDALNDPQAPAVQAALAASRQVQASRAQSPRIHKAEVQARLKAVSAADSQRHSPFAQRIAQQHARLKLPVFPTTTIGSFPQTASIRLARQAFKQGKLSNNDYTDAMRCEIRHAVQVQERLGLDVLVHGEAERNDMVEYFAEQLDGYLFTRFGWVQSYGSRCVKPAVIYGDLSRPNAMTVDWITYAQSLTDKVMKGMLTGPVTMLMWSFPREDVSREVQARQLALALRDEVVDLERAGIKIVQIDEAAFREGLPLRRADWQPYLDWAVEAFRLTASGVRDDTQIHTHMCYSEFNDVIQAIAAMDADVITIETSRSDMELLEAFEAFDYPNDIGPGVYDIHSPRVPDTAEMVKLMSKAVRRIPAERLWVNPDCGLKTRAWPETEAALVNMVAAARQLRNLQA; encoded by the coding sequence ATGGCCTTGGCCCACACCCTTGGTTTTCCGCGCATCGGCGCCGACCGCGAACTGAAAAAAGCCCTCGAAGCCTACTGGAAGGGCGACCTCGACCGGCAGGCGCTGCAAGACGTCGGACGCCAGCTGCGGGCCAGGCACTGGCAGTTGCAAAAGGACGCCGGCATCGACCTGCTGCCGGTGGGCGACTTCGCCTGGTACGACCAGGTATTGACTCACTCGCTGACCTTCGGCGTGGTTCCCGAGCGCTTCGACAGCAGCAAGGACGCCCAGGGCCAGCCGACCCTCGATACCCTGTTCGCCATGGCCCGCGGTGCCTCGAGTGGCTGCTGTGGCGGCGATCAGGCCAAGACCCAGTACGCCCAGGAATTGACCAAGTGGTTCGACACCAACTACCACTACCTGGTCCCGGAATTCAGCGCCGACCAGTCGTTCAAGCTGAGCTGGGAGCAACTGTTCGACGAGGTCGACGAAGCCCACGCCCTGGGCCACCGGGTCAAGCCGGTGATCATCGGTCCGTTGACCTACCTGTGGCTGGGCAAGGCCAAGGGCAACGATTTCGACAAGCTCGAGCTGCTGGAGCGCCTGCTGCCGGTCTACGGCGAAATCCTCAACCGCCTCAAGGCCCAGGGCGTGGAGTGGGTGCAGATCGACGAACCTGTCCTGACCCTCGACCTGCCGCAGGAATGGAAGAGCGCCTTCGAGCGGGCCTACCACATCCTCCAGTACTCGCCGCTGAAAAAGCTGGTGGCCACCTACTTCAGCGGCCTGCAGGACAACCTCGGGCTGGCCGTCGGCCTGCCGGTGGACGGCCTGCACATCGACGCCGTGCGGGCGCCGGAGCAACTGACCCAGGTGCTCGACCGCCTGCCGACCTACAAGATTCTTTCCGTGGGCCTGGTCAACGGCCGCAATGTCTGGCGTTGCGAGCTGGAGCAGGCGCTGCAGCAGTTGCAAGCGGCGCAGGAGCGTTTTGGCGACAACCTGTGGGTCAGCAGTTCCTGCTCGCTGCTGCACAGTCCGGTGGACCTGTCCCGGGAAGACCAGCTGGATGCCGAGCTGAAAAGCTGGCTGGCCTTCGCCGTACAGAAATGCGGCGAAATCTCGGTGCTGCGTGACGCCCTGAACGATCCGCAGGCCCCGGCGGTGCAAGCGGCCCTGGCCGCAAGCCGCCAGGTGCAGGCCAGCCGCGCGCAGTCGCCGCGGATCCACAAGGCCGAGGTCCAGGCGCGGCTCAAGGCGGTCAGCGCCGCCGACAGCCAGCGTCACTCGCCCTTTGCCCAACGCATTGCCCAGCAGCACGCTCGCTTGAAGCTGCCGGTGTTCCCGACCACCACCATCGGTTCGTTCCCGCAGACCGCGTCGATCCGCCTGGCGCGCCAGGCGTTCAAGCAGGGCAAGCTGTCGAACAACGATTACACCGACGCCATGCGCTGCGAAATCCGTCACGCGGTGCAGGTCCAGGAACGCCTGGGGCTGGACGTGCTGGTCCACGGCGAGGCCGAGCGCAACGACATGGTCGAGTACTTCGCCGAGCAACTGGACGGCTACCTGTTCACCCGCTTCGGCTGGGTCCAGAGCTACGGTTCGCGCTGCGTGAAACCGGCGGTGATCTACGGCGACCTGAGCCGCCCGAACGCCATGACCGTGGACTGGATCACCTATGCCCAGAGCCTGACCGACAAGGTGATGAAGGGCATGCTCACCGGGCCCGTGACCATGCTGATGTGGTCCTTCCCCCGCGAGGACGTATCCCGCGAGGTGCAGGCCCGGCAACTGGCGCTGGCCCTGCGCGATGAGGTGGTGGACCTGGAGCGGGCCGGGATCAAGATCGTGCAGATCGACGAAGCGGCGTTCCGCGAGGGCCTGCCGCTGCGCCGGGCGGACTGGCAGCCGTACCTGGACTGGGCGGTGGAAGCGTTCCGCCTGACCGCCTCTGGGGTGCGCGACGACACCCAGATCCACACCCACATGTGCTACAGCGAGTTCAACGACGTGATCCAGGCCATCGCCGCGATGGATGCCGACGTGATCACCATCGAGACGTCGCGTTCGGACATGGAGCTGCTGGAGGCTTTCGAGGCCTTCGACTACCCGAACGACATCGGCCCGGGGGTGTATGACATCCACTCGCCGCGGGTGCCGGACACCGCCGAGATGGTCAAGCTGATGAGCAAGGCGGTCCGGCGCATCCCCGCCGAACGCTTGTGGGTCAACCCGGACTGCGGCCTGAAGACCCGCGCCTGGCCGGAAACCGAAGCCGCCCTGGTCAACATGGTCGCCGCCGCCCGTCAGTTGCGTAACCTGCAGGCCTGA